In a genomic window of Pseudomonas mohnii:
- a CDS encoding pilus assembly protein — protein MKRLWLLLGLSGFSLAVQGGPQINVGTVYDYLDGDKSTYLKRVFNSGDSTAFVKVNILEIIYNADGSHREIPVATQADGSGRDGLMASPARLIVPAKGMQGTRLLHMGARDTERYFRVRFVPVVPEKEDEFAVSSEERDAYKENLSAGVNVMTGFGTVFFVRPKNSRFDSVIDDSAGVYRLRNNGNTVVVIDEFRNCSLKNETECEPTTKHHVLAGKSFEFDKKPGREYRFNLIEGADKKPLHVAGQ, from the coding sequence ATGAAGCGTCTGTGGTTGCTGTTGGGTTTGAGCGGGTTTTCTCTGGCGGTTCAGGGCGGTCCGCAGATCAACGTCGGAACGGTGTACGACTACCTGGATGGCGACAAAAGCACCTACCTCAAGCGCGTGTTCAACAGCGGCGACAGCACGGCGTTCGTCAAGGTCAACATCCTGGAAATTATCTACAACGCCGATGGCAGTCACCGTGAGATACCGGTCGCAACCCAAGCGGATGGCAGCGGCCGAGATGGCTTGATGGCCAGCCCCGCGCGGCTGATCGTGCCGGCCAAAGGCATGCAGGGCACGCGTTTGCTGCACATGGGCGCACGTGACACCGAACGCTATTTTCGCGTGCGCTTCGTGCCGGTGGTGCCGGAAAAGGAAGACGAGTTCGCGGTGTCCAGTGAGGAGCGGGACGCCTACAAGGAGAACCTGTCGGCGGGGGTCAACGTCATGACCGGGTTTGGCACGGTGTTTTTTGTCCGGCCCAAGAACAGCCGTTTCGACAGCGTGATCGATGACAGCGCCGGCGTTTACCGGCTGCGCAATAACGGCAACACCGTGGTGGTGATCGATGAGTTTCGCAACTGCTCGCTGAAGAATGAAACCGAGTGCGAGCCGACCACCAAACATCACGTTCTGGCGGGCAAGTCGTTCGAGTTCGATAAGAAACCCGGTCGGGAATACCGCTTCAACCTGATTGAAGGCGCCGACAAAAAACCGTTGCACGTTGCCGGCCAGTAA
- a CDS encoding CS1 type fimbrial major subunit: MIKQSAIALCVGVMTCAQAFAAREERTFEVWADIPTLGFYVLPAETNWIHLEQTLPWNINTSRLEGLRKNFDVKHDTSAIEARLDAEPYLFNGRQDQNIYLRVTFNGQELSHDEKPRQVVSAAQAMTGGRFPLEIQPKVPAGGYKPGTYYGTVQLIFSAAVP, from the coding sequence ATGATCAAGCAATCGGCCATCGCCCTGTGTGTGGGCGTGATGACGTGTGCCCAGGCTTTCGCGGCACGGGAAGAGCGCACGTTCGAAGTGTGGGCGGATATTCCGACCCTGGGTTTTTACGTGCTACCGGCCGAGACGAACTGGATACATCTGGAGCAGACCCTGCCGTGGAACATCAACACGTCGAGGCTCGAAGGGTTGCGCAAGAATTTCGACGTCAAGCACGACACCAGTGCGATCGAGGCGCGGCTGGACGCCGAGCCTTATCTGTTCAACGGGCGGCAGGATCAGAACATCTACTTGCGGGTCACCTTCAATGGCCAGGAGTTGAGCCACGATGAGAAACCGCGCCAAGTGGTGTCGGCGGCGCAGGCCATGACAGGCGGGCGTTTTCCTTTGGAAATTCAACCGAAGGTGCCGGCCGGTGGCTATAAGCCGGGCACTTACTACGGGACCGTCCAGTTGATTTTCAGTGCGGCTGTGCCCTGA
- a CDS encoding DUF2771 domain-containing protein, which produces MVWWLMPQALAQDVSITALFKPDSANPHINQFKNTTPPSGYCQLFPGQCEENKTFSLQVPIRFDSNRAIPANHASPRQGATFSVPAQWRELSVRHDSGAVEQVRMRITGVGSMYVTEDVQKLTGDTNPDSRYAHNLLWGQSWVYAPSPCLYSGVGYYSPNSYGFFWKTPVQAACDKQAKFDVPWLRYDHLDFSYELVTPNPLGMLAGHYTGSLTYTVGPNGDFDFGDVMLPSSPVLTMNFNLDVQHTLKVDIPPGGEKVQLVPAGGWQSWLQAGRRPVRLFRDQTFNISASSRFKMQLECEFVFFGGNDCALDDRVSKRQVALQVSVSLPNGLTDMSGQPVRHMRLRTGGANALYFQPGFYVDRAPGVLHFEVPQSQMAFMLEPGAGPSYGGKATVIWDSEV; this is translated from the coding sequence ATGGTGTGGTGGCTGATGCCTCAGGCGTTGGCGCAAGACGTATCAATCACTGCCTTGTTCAAGCCCGATTCAGCGAATCCGCACATCAACCAATTCAAGAACACCACGCCGCCCAGTGGCTACTGTCAGTTGTTTCCCGGGCAATGTGAAGAAAACAAGACGTTCAGCCTGCAAGTCCCGATTCGATTCGACTCCAATCGAGCCATCCCGGCCAACCATGCATCACCGCGCCAGGGCGCAACGTTCTCGGTGCCGGCGCAATGGCGTGAGCTCTCAGTCCGTCATGATTCCGGAGCGGTGGAACAGGTAAGAATGCGGATTACCGGGGTGGGCTCCATGTATGTGACCGAGGATGTTCAGAAGCTGACAGGGGACACCAACCCTGACTCCCGCTATGCGCATAACCTGTTGTGGGGGCAGAGTTGGGTGTACGCGCCGTCGCCGTGTCTTTACAGCGGTGTGGGTTACTACAGCCCCAACTCCTATGGTTTTTTCTGGAAAACACCGGTCCAGGCTGCGTGTGATAAACAGGCGAAATTCGATGTTCCCTGGTTGCGCTACGACCATCTGGATTTCTCCTATGAACTGGTCACGCCCAATCCATTGGGCATGTTGGCAGGCCATTACACCGGATCGCTGACCTATACGGTCGGCCCCAACGGCGACTTCGATTTCGGCGATGTGATGCTACCGAGCAGTCCGGTGTTGACCATGAACTTTAACCTCGACGTTCAGCACACCCTTAAGGTCGACATCCCGCCCGGTGGCGAGAAAGTCCAGTTGGTGCCCGCCGGTGGTTGGCAAAGCTGGTTGCAGGCGGGGCGCAGACCGGTACGGTTGTTCCGCGACCAGACCTTCAATATCTCGGCCTCTTCGCGTTTCAAGATGCAACTGGAGTGTGAGTTCGTTTTTTTTGGTGGCAACGATTGCGCCCTGGATGATCGCGTGTCCAAGCGCCAGGTGGCGCTCCAAGTCAGCGTCAGCCTGCCCAATGGCCTGACCGACATGAGCGGGCAACCCGTCAGGCACATGCGTCTGCGAACGGGCGGGGCCAACGCGCTGTATTTCCAACCGGGTTTTTATGTCGACAGGGCGCCGGGTGTGCTGCACTTCGAAGTGCCCCAGAGTCAAATGGCATTCATGCTCGAACCGGGTGCCGGTCCTTCCTACGGGGGCAAGGCCACCGTGATCTGGGACTCCGAAGTCTGA